Proteins encoded within one genomic window of Bos indicus isolate NIAB-ARS_2022 breed Sahiwal x Tharparkar chromosome 23, NIAB-ARS_B.indTharparkar_mat_pri_1.0, whole genome shotgun sequence:
- the LOC109577278 gene encoding transmembrane protein 14C, which produces MPKDSGPLVPLHWLGFGYAALVASGGIIGYAKAGSVPSLAAGLLFGGLAGLGSYQLSQDPKNVWLFLVTSGTLAGIMGMRFYNSRKFMPAGLIAGASLLMVVKLGISALSKPHQ; this is translated from the exons ATGCCGAAGGACTCCGGCCCGCT AGTGCCTTTACACTGGCTTGGCTTTGGCTATGCAGCACTGGTTGCTTCCGGCGGGATTATTGGCTATGCAAAAGCAG GCagtgttccatccctggctgcCGGGCTCCTCTTCGGTGGTCTCGCCGGCCTGGGGTCCTATCAGCTGTCTCAGGATCCGAAGAACGTTTGGCTTTTCTTAG TCACATCTGGAACCTTGGCTGGCATCATGGGGATGAGATTCTACAACTCTAGAAAATTCATGCCAGCAGGCCTGATTGCAGGTGCCAG TTTGCTGATGGTCGTCAAACTTGGAATCAGTGCCTTGAGTAAACCCCATCAGTAA
- the PAK1IP1 gene encoding p21-activated protein kinase-interacting protein 1 isoform X1, with protein sequence MEVVAGCYEQVLFGFAVHPEPVGDGHREQRWAPVADFTHHAHTASLSAVAVNSRFVVTGSKDETIHIYDMKKKVDHGALMHHNGTITCLKFHGNRHLISGAEDGLICVWDARRWECLKSIRAHKGHVTFLSIHPSGKLALSVGTDKTLRTWNLVEGRSAFIKNIKQSAHIVEWSPKGEKYVVVILNRIDVYQLDTASVSGTITNEKRVSSVTFLSESVLAVAGDEEVVRFFDCDSLTCLSEFKAHENRVKDMFSFETPEHHVLVTASSDGFIKMWKLKQDKKVSPSLLCEINTNARLTCLGVWLDRRTDTKESPPAAAEPAPVSKEQSRRNKEESGHAVQEEEKQPKPDAEKCSLTGDSNKPTRGNSLVSAKKRKTVEMLEKKRKKKKI encoded by the exons ATGGAGGTGGTTGCTGGATGCTACGAGCAGGTCCTTTTTGGATTCGCTGTACACCCTGAGCCCGTGGGCGACGGCCACCGCGAG CAGAGATGGGCTCCTGTGGCCGACTTCACCCACCACGCCCACACTGCCTCCTTATCAGCGGTGGCTGTCAACAGCCGCTTTGTAGTCACAGGGAGCAAAGATGAAACCATTCACATTTACGACATGAAAAAGAAAGTCGACCATGGGGCGCTCATGCATCACAATG GCACGATCACTTGCCTGAAATTCCATGGCAACAGGCACTTGATCAGCGGGGCCGAGGACGGCCTCATCTGTGTCTGGGACGCAAGGAGATGGGAGTGCCTGAAGTCGATCAGAGCTCACAA AGGACATGTGACCTTCCTTTCCATTCACCCATCTGGCAAGTTGGCCCTGTCTGTGGGTACAGATAAGACACTGAG AACATGGAATCTTGTGGAAGGAAGATCGGCATtcataaaaaacataaaacaaa GTGCTCACATAGTGGAATGGTCGCCAAAAGGAGAGAAATACGTAGTTGTCATACTGAACAGAATAGACGTCTATCAGCTCGACACTGCATCCGTCAGTGGCACCATCACAAATGAAAAGAGAGTGTCTTCTGTTACATTTCTTTCA GAATCTGTCCTCGCAGTGGCTGGAGATGAAGAGGTTGTAAGGTTTTTTGACTGTGATTCCCTAACATGCCTCTCTGAGTTTAAAGCTCATGAAaacag GGTAAAAGACATGTTCAGTTTTGAAACTCCAGAGCATCACGTTCTTGTTACAGCATCGAGTGATGGTTTCATCAAAATGTGGAAGCTTAAGCAGGACAAG AAAGTTTCCCCGTCTCTATTGTGTGAAATAAACACGAACGCCAGGCTGACGTGTCTTGGGGTGTGGCTGGACAGAAGGACAGACACAAAAGAAAGCCCGCCTGCTGCCGCCGAGCCTGCTCCTG TAAGTAAAGAACAGTCCAGACGCAACAAAGAGGAATCTGGCCATGCAGTCCAGGAGGAAGAAAAGCAGCCAAAACCAGACGCAGAGAAATGTAGTTTAACTGGTGACAGTAATAAGCCAACAAGGGGAAACAGCCTGGTGTCagccaagaagagaaaaacagtagaaatgttggaaaaaaagagaaaaaagaagaaaatatga
- the PAK1IP1 gene encoding p21-activated protein kinase-interacting protein 1 isoform X2, translating into MEVVAGCYEQVLFGFAVHPEPVGDGHRERWAPVADFTHHAHTASLSAVAVNSRFVVTGSKDETIHIYDMKKKVDHGALMHHNGTITCLKFHGNRHLISGAEDGLICVWDARRWECLKSIRAHKGHVTFLSIHPSGKLALSVGTDKTLRTWNLVEGRSAFIKNIKQSAHIVEWSPKGEKYVVVILNRIDVYQLDTASVSGTITNEKRVSSVTFLSESVLAVAGDEEVVRFFDCDSLTCLSEFKAHENRVKDMFSFETPEHHVLVTASSDGFIKMWKLKQDKKVSPSLLCEINTNARLTCLGVWLDRRTDTKESPPAAAEPAPVSKEQSRRNKEESGHAVQEEEKQPKPDAEKCSLTGDSNKPTRGNSLVSAKKRKTVEMLEKKRKKKKI; encoded by the exons ATGGAGGTGGTTGCTGGATGCTACGAGCAGGTCCTTTTTGGATTCGCTGTACACCCTGAGCCCGTGGGCGACGGCCACCGCGAG AGATGGGCTCCTGTGGCCGACTTCACCCACCACGCCCACACTGCCTCCTTATCAGCGGTGGCTGTCAACAGCCGCTTTGTAGTCACAGGGAGCAAAGATGAAACCATTCACATTTACGACATGAAAAAGAAAGTCGACCATGGGGCGCTCATGCATCACAATG GCACGATCACTTGCCTGAAATTCCATGGCAACAGGCACTTGATCAGCGGGGCCGAGGACGGCCTCATCTGTGTCTGGGACGCAAGGAGATGGGAGTGCCTGAAGTCGATCAGAGCTCACAA AGGACATGTGACCTTCCTTTCCATTCACCCATCTGGCAAGTTGGCCCTGTCTGTGGGTACAGATAAGACACTGAG AACATGGAATCTTGTGGAAGGAAGATCGGCATtcataaaaaacataaaacaaa GTGCTCACATAGTGGAATGGTCGCCAAAAGGAGAGAAATACGTAGTTGTCATACTGAACAGAATAGACGTCTATCAGCTCGACACTGCATCCGTCAGTGGCACCATCACAAATGAAAAGAGAGTGTCTTCTGTTACATTTCTTTCA GAATCTGTCCTCGCAGTGGCTGGAGATGAAGAGGTTGTAAGGTTTTTTGACTGTGATTCCCTAACATGCCTCTCTGAGTTTAAAGCTCATGAAaacag GGTAAAAGACATGTTCAGTTTTGAAACTCCAGAGCATCACGTTCTTGTTACAGCATCGAGTGATGGTTTCATCAAAATGTGGAAGCTTAAGCAGGACAAG AAAGTTTCCCCGTCTCTATTGTGTGAAATAAACACGAACGCCAGGCTGACGTGTCTTGGGGTGTGGCTGGACAGAAGGACAGACACAAAAGAAAGCCCGCCTGCTGCCGCCGAGCCTGCTCCTG TAAGTAAAGAACAGTCCAGACGCAACAAAGAGGAATCTGGCCATGCAGTCCAGGAGGAAGAAAAGCAGCCAAAACCAGACGCAGAGAAATGTAGTTTAACTGGTGACAGTAATAAGCCAACAAGGGGAAACAGCCTGGTGTCagccaagaagagaaaaacagtagaaatgttggaaaaaaagagaaaaaagaagaaaatatga